In the genome of Brachypodium distachyon strain Bd21 chromosome 3, Brachypodium_distachyon_v3.0, whole genome shotgun sequence, the window CCAGCCCGAGCCAAGCCTGGCTCGGCCCGAAGGCCAAACGTGCCTGTTTTCAAAACTCGGCCCGGGCTGAACAAAAGGCCGGCTCGGGCCGAGCTGGCCCGGCTCACCACTAGCtcaggccggcgccggcctggCTCGTATGTCCACCCTGATGTCGCTCCTTCGGTCCGACCGGCAGTACGGCACGAGACACGCTCAAGAGAAGGATCAAGGTCGTCCGGCTGCCGCGCCGCCTTGTTAGATTGATCATGTCGTTTTCGCCGCCTCCTGCCAGGGATTGGCAACGTACTCACAACCGCGGAGATGGCTAGATAAAAACTGCAGTCAAATCAATGCATTAGGCAGTTTCCTTACTAGTGGTggatccatattatttgtctcaaattgaGCTCTGTTGCTTTGTTGCTCGGTCCATTCAGCCAATTCCCAAAGGATATTGATTGGTGGTAGCAAATTATAAGTGATATGTCAGATTTGCTCTACCTCGCCCACAGGCAGATCGCCCGCTGAAATCATTTGTGTGGCTTGCTCCTTTCTTCATTATTGGGCAGGACTTCAGAAGGGAGGGGGGGATGAGATGTTACATGCTGGTGCTGATATCCTGAGAAGGGGGAGGCTATGAGGCATCACCCGGCGCAGCGAAGAATGGACCTGGCCATGATTCAAGACAGACGAGCAGACGTCGATGACAACTCACAAGAGGAGATGGAGGGGGCGCCTGATGGTTAGCTTTAAGCAGATGGGGAAGTTGGAAACTCTGAAGGATGATAGTCCCAGTGACGCCTGATTTTGTGCCTTGTTGGCTGctgttctgtttttcttttccctgtTTTTTCCAGACTTTAGACTTTTGGTGTGTGTTCTTGTAAGCGTGAGCGGCAAGTGCGTTTGAACTATGTGGGAAGGTGAACAGCTGTTATTCCGTTATCTTGATAATGGAATCGACCATATCAtcgtttcaaaaaaaaaaggtagagCATCGGGTTAAATTTCCTCACAAATCtgcttgcaaaaaaaaaatcctaacaaatctgcaactaataaaactcATGACTGCAAATTCCATTGCCTTGGTGGCAGTGCGCCATTGCTGCGGAGCCTCGACGCGACGTGCATGTTTGGCAGGATGCgtgaggagaaggagaagttcATCGCGGTGATGAAGAAGTTCCATCTGCTGGAGCAGCTCATGCTGTCGGAAGGCGTGATCGAGTTATCCTCGTTGGTCGCACTCTCGACCACAGCCCGCGCCTCGAGCTGCTCGACGCCAGCGGCTGTGTTGCGTCCAGTCGGATCCGCAGCGCACGAGCTACACTGGAGAGCAGAATCAAGGATGTCCTGCTGCCTCGCCGGTTTGACTGCTTTGTTGGATTCTCGTTCTGGCGCTTCGACAACTCGTTTGGTGGGGGAATTAGAGATAGGGAATGGGAGTTAAATGATTCGTTTGGTTAGAGAGAATGAGATTTTAGGAGAGAATGGGCATGGGATTTGAGAGACCAACTCTAACCATTTTAATAACAGGGGGAGACGTGGGAATTGGAAGGGAATTGTCTCGTAGAGATGATCTCAACCATTCATCATAACTTATGTTATCCTCTCTAAGTTAACTCTTCATGAACTCCCTCCAACCAAACACGAGAATATGATTTCCTTGTTaaagcctttgccggaggTCTTTTGCGGCTCTCGGCAAAGAAAAGTAGCTAACGGGACGAAACGGCACATGAtggctttgccggaggccagcctccggaaaagaaaaaaaccgtaattaaaaaaaataaaaagtcatTTCTTTGCCGTAGACAGCAGCCCTCGGCAAAGAATATAAAaagtagtaaaaaaaaagcaacaccgccggtgctgctgcaggtcgccgctgctcctcctcgccgccgccgctgctccacctcgctgctgctctcgtgctgctgctccacctcgccgccgccgttgctgcTCCTCACAACTGCTctcgcgctgctgctgcttcatgcctcgccgccgcctctcctcttcgctgctgctgctgctgccacgccgccactgctgcctcgcgccgccgaccgtcgaggagagagagagcagagggGAGAGAGCTCCTGCCACCCGTCGAGGAGGGGGCCGCCTCCacccggctgctgctgctgttggagagaggggagcaggtgcgcaggggaggaggaggtgcacGGGGAGCTGCGCAGGTGAGGAAGAGGCCGCGCAGGTCGCCGGCGCTCGGCCGCGCGGGGAAGAGGCAGCGTGCGCGCTGCTGCCCGCCTGCACAGGAGCCAACGGAGAGGAGAGCTCGTGGGGGAGAGAGATGACAGAGAGATAGGGGGAGATaagacagagagagaaaagagatgTGGTTGGGAAGAGAGATCGGGAGAGATAAGAGattgagagagaaaagagaccGGGGGAGATAAACGGCCAGGAGCGCGACACGTCATCGATCCGTGGCGCGGTCACACGGATCGGTGACGTGGCCAGGAGCTTTACCGGAGACTAGGCCGCCGGAAAAAGTAATACaatctttgccggaggctagGCCGCCgggaaagttttttttttcttttttttctacatgTATATATTTGACGAGGTTTGTCctattttaattttgtgcaTTGACCTAAAAAATTTATTCCAGGCTTGTATACACATAACATGGTAACTTACCAAAACTTGCTAATTTTAGATAAAGTTTTAGTATTATTTCATATTTTCCTAATAAACGGCtctaaaaaatgaaaaataattatttttacatagaGAGTGAtgattttaattcacattactCATCATTAGCACTAAATGAAACCATAGTAAAAGAATATACTCAAAAAGTGAAAAAACATATTGCAAAACTTGGTTCGGTACTCAAATTGGACGTTCGGGTGCTAAGTTTGGGAACTTATACGTAGATGTCGCAATTTGTGAATCATGtaccatttttattttttatttgtacCTGTAATTTTTACCACAAGTTTATATACCCATAAAACGACACCATGTCAAAATTTGTACTTTTTTGACTATGTTTgagtattatttcattttttctatTAAACGGCTCTAGAAAATGATAAGTAATTACTTTTACATAAAATCAggtgattttaattcatattaTTCATCCCTAATGTCAAATGAATATAAGTTTAAAAAATTCAACTAAAAAAGTAGATGATTTACATGATAATTTCAATCAAGAAAGAAATAGGAAAAATAGACAAAAACTGGAAAAGTTCTTTGCCGTAGGCAAAGGCCAAAGAAAACGGCCGTTTTCTTCACCGTCATCCACAGTAGGGAGTGCACGTGGCCTCTTTGCCGAAGGCTAGGCCGTCGGCAAAGAATTCTTTGCCGTGggctgttttgtttttgccgTCGGCAAAGAAATCGTTGCCGAAGGGCTGTTCTTTGCCGTAGGCCCGACGGAttgcctccggcaaagacACAAGCCACCGGCAAAGTCTGTTTTTCCGGTAGTCAAGCAGGGAGGGCAGCCATCCACGAGCCCCTGCTCATCCACCTCGCTGCCGATGAAATCCCAGACGCTCCGGCGCGTGCCGCCGTTGACCGCCGCACCGATCGACAGGTATGTATAGTTCGTTCGTTCCAATCTATCTACGCATCTCATCGATTTCAAATCAAGCTAAGTTCCGCCATGTCGTTGCATCCGTACGTGCAGCGCGCCATCGCTAAGGAGAACAGCCGGCAAATCTACGCCGATAAACCCATCCCCTCGCAAGAAAAcaagaggaattggaagagcTCGTAAATTCACAGGCTGATCAGTTGCAGGTTCAGATCGATATATATGAAGCTGAACTCCTGGCCGGCCGGTTTTAGTTTGGTCTCCCAAGTTTGGTTTAAGTTTGATTTGGGTTTACATCATTTTTGTCATAGTTTATCTGCTCCAATTGTTGAACGGTGTATTAATTACTTTGTGACCTAAATTACACGTTTTGAACAACATTTTAGTTTTCTGGCACTCTGAATCACATTTCGCACCCACAAtaatctcttctctcttctaaACTTGAAAGAGGGATTGTAGTGTAATTCTTTGCCTGTGAATACTTATGTGAATTTTAGTCAGGCGCAAGCCCGAGCCAAGCCACCAAAGTGGGCTCGTGTCCACCCTGATAATGGAACCACCGGTCGGTTTCCTTTTgaattcagaaaaaaatagaacatgGCATCGCCAAGAAATCACATCAaccaaatcaacaaaattgATACAGGTACCGACAAAACTCAAGTGAACAAAATCTGAGTTATTCAGAATAGAGCAGCAGGGGTTTCTGTTGTCGTCGTTGCTGACGCTCGATATAAGgagggagtttttttttactgaaacgACAATCCAAAATGTGTTTTCGGGCttgattggaaaaaaaatgggcTTCGGAAAATACCCTCATGATTCGGAGAAAACCGCCATCCAGCCGAGGGAGGCACAAATATGGCACTAAGCTTTGGAAAAAACACGAGAAACAAAAATGGTCTCTTAAAGGCATGTGTAATGGGTTGACGTAAGTCTTTTTCTTAGCAATGTCATGTAGGATAATTGCTTATGTGGAAAAGAGATGAATGAAAAAGGCTTGAGATTTCTCTTAATTAAGGGATGATCTCTTCATGAGAATGATAAGACAAAACCCAATTGTACCAgatttccctttttcttaatatttatttatttaattttatttatataaGCATTAATCATGAGATATGGCACTAAGGGATAACCTGTTGtataacatgttttgttgtcttttttctaaatgacgtggaacacATAAGAGAATACAGTCTTATCatccattgtacatgccctaattaagagaagacttatgctttttcttcatttctctttcttacacgtcagattttatcctacgTGGCATCATTAAGAAAAGGCTGACGTCATCCCATTATACATGCCCTTCGCCCTTTCGGTTTTGATGTGAGCCAAATGAAGCCTTAAGAGATATGTACGTAAACTTCTTCCTATGCGTTAGGAGAATTTTAGAGTGTAACCAAAATTACTGGTGAATCATAAAACCCCAGTGCAGAGTGTTTGGGTAAAGAATATAGGCAACATGTAGAAATGTAAATCGATGCGATATTTTACGCTCCGAATCGCCAGACATGAATGCGGATCATCCGAATATCCAACGGATGTGGTAGTGGATATGGTATTGCAAATATCCGACGATGAGGATTATCCGGCATTTTTGCGGATTATGCGATGTCTTCAATTATCGATCCGCTGAATTCGCCCAATCCAAATAACCAATTAGTCTAAACCAAGTCCTAGGCTATTGTAACAGCAATAGGCTCCATGCGTCGTCCAAGTCAACTCTAGATTACGTGCGCAACTTCGTGGAGGTGGCCGCTAGAATCCGCACACGAGGAGACCAACATTCAAGTTAAAACATTGCTTGGTGTTGCCGTATGCTTAATGCAAACATGAAACAAGTTTTGATCACTATCTAGTGTTGTGCATTTAGATCAATATTTTGTTCACCTTGTTTACAAGGCGGAAAGAAAATATGTCTTCTTCCGCaattaacgaaaccaaatacaccaaaaaaagagagtatcTTCTTAGTTAAACTAGATGATgtcccgcacgttgttgcggaaactTTTAGCTAACATACCTGAGTCAAATTGTTTAACAATGAAAGATTatccaaaattgaaaacatatgaTGAAATTGTATTGTAGAAACTTGATGTGAAAtaacttgcatgcatgtgcaaaaaataggAGTTTTTACTAAATATGTGTGAACACATTAACGATGTGATGATGtagcatgcttgcatgttgagagaaatcaaataGTCGGTTTTtcctacttagatataaaAGATTGGTGACCTGGGAACACGTTCAGACATTATAAATTGGAAAGGACGTAGTACTATTATTTATACCATATATATTCTTCCTTATAAAGATCTCAACTGATGGTGCTTGTTTGTACCGCTTGCTACGTGAATTTCAATTTGGCTAAAACGAGTCATATAGACGGAATAACCCAAGTGATGGTGACCGCCTTTTGTGATATGTTCCGTTTTCCATCACTTAGCCTGCCACGTCTCCAATGTTTATCTTTTTTCCTTATTTATCTTCATCGCCCTATCTTCAGTTTGGCCGCTAAGCCATTGCGTCGTTGTACTTGTAATCTTAGATCTGTTAGGAGAAACAAACCAAAAcaggattaaaaaaaattataccagATGGGAATAAGGTCGAAGAGGAAAACCAGATCCCGAGCAACTGCTGATCCGCCctcatgccgccgccgccgcaaggtcGTCGACTTTCATGATCTTCTCCCGGCGCAGGGGGAGTGGAGGGACTGGGCGGCGCTGCCCCACGACGTCCTCTGGCTCATCCTCAGCCCGCTCCCGCAACACGACATCCTCCGCGGCGCGGGGCTAGCATGCTCGGCGTGGCGGCAGTTAGCCGTCCACGAACCCTTTTTCGGGCGGCGCATCGACCTCGCCGACGACAAGGCTGACGGGCCGCCGAAGGGATGGCAGGCGATGGCGCGCACCGCCGTGAACCGCAGCGCCGGCCGCTGCGAATCCTTCCGCGGCCGCGCCGACGGCTATTTCCTGCTCTACCTCGCCGACAGGTACGCACACATCGATCGAAATTTCGACTCTCATCATGGCCGCAAATTACTCTGAATCCTTTTTGCCTGCCAGGGCGCCATTGCTGCGGAGCCTCCACTTGACGAGCAGGTTCGACATGATGAGCCACCTCGGGGGGGATAAGCTggtggcggccatggcgaagCTCCGCCTGCTGGAGCGGCTCGTGCTGTCGGAAGGCAACGTCGATGTGCCCTCGTTGCTGGATctcctggaggaggaggaccacTGCCCGCGCCTCGAGCTGCTAGACGCCAGCGGCTGCCACTTCTTCGGTCCGGCCGAATATATGGAACGAGCTAGGCTGGCGGGGAGCAGGATCAAGGATCTCCGGCTGCCGCTCCGGGGTGTTCGCTTCGCATCCGGAGTCATAGCGTGCCGGCGTCGTCCTGCCAGGGATCAACGCCACTAGCGATCGACCGCCAGGGATTTGGTTTTCGGTTTgagttattattatttttacaaaTCCACGGTACTTATTTTAGGACAGAATGAGTACATAATTTTGGTAGTTTCAAACTTTTGCTTAAAATTTAACTTACTATTTGAAAATTGGCTTAGAAGAAGAAGGATACATGTGGGACCCCATTTGCAATTCCGCACATTACACTCCTTCCCCATATAACAAAAAACCAATTTTAAT includes:
- the LOC112271850 gene encoding uncharacterized protein LOC112271850, producing MARTAVNRSAGRCESFRGRADGYFLLYLADRAPLLRSLHLTSRFDMMSHLGGDKLVAAMAKLRLLERLVLSEGNVDVPSLLDLLEEEDHCPRLELLDASGCHFFGPAEYMERARLAGSRIKDLRLPLRGVRFASGVIACRRRPARDQRH